Proteins from a genomic interval of Deinococcus detaillensis:
- a CDS encoding branched-chain amino acid ABC transporter substrate-binding protein has translation MTLTSRLAPAATFVLLLALSTAQAASYKIATISPLSGSLTAIGSEVKRGAELAFKNRAAELKAAGIDVSLVSFDDEASATKGEQIAQSVLADKAIIGVVGALNSSVSNVLGQSFAADKLAVVTPSSTNDALTSHRWSNFSRVVAPDRAQSVAAAAYIADTLGAKSVFVISDNTAYGNGLTKSLIGNLKTRNVAVAAYAGASTPAQIASVIKQVKASNATIVYFGGTDDTGGQLIQGLRNAGVQADFMGGDGLDSPSFLQRAGKAAVGVIYTTVFGPVNTFSNSVDFTAQYRADYKALPSGVAVYAYDATNALLSALESKAKSGATVTRPQMSAALRKVELPACFSGDKKDCITITGALSFDAQGERSTSRLLIMKYDEMYQAKMAKIQTVSAESLK, from the coding sequence ATGACCTTAACTTCACGTCTGGCTCCGGCCGCGACCTTCGTCCTACTTCTTGCTCTCAGCACCGCCCAGGCAGCCAGCTATAAGATCGCCACCATCAGTCCACTGAGCGGCAGTCTCACCGCCATCGGCAGCGAAGTCAAACGCGGCGCTGAACTCGCGTTCAAAAACCGCGCCGCAGAACTCAAGGCGGCAGGCATCGATGTCAGTCTGGTGTCGTTTGACGACGAAGCCTCGGCCACCAAAGGCGAACAGATCGCCCAGAGCGTCTTGGCGGACAAAGCCATTATCGGTGTGGTCGGAGCGCTCAATTCCAGTGTGTCCAATGTGCTGGGGCAGAGCTTTGCCGCAGACAAGCTGGCGGTCGTGACTCCATCGAGTACCAACGACGCCCTGACCAGCCACCGTTGGAGCAACTTCAGCCGCGTGGTGGCTCCTGACCGGGCGCAGAGCGTAGCCGCCGCCGCCTACATCGCCGATACGTTGGGAGCCAAGTCCGTGTTTGTCATCTCCGACAACACCGCCTACGGGAACGGGCTGACCAAAAGCCTGATCGGCAATCTCAAGACCCGCAACGTCGCGGTGGCCGCGTATGCAGGGGCTTCAACTCCGGCTCAGATTGCAAGCGTGATCAAGCAGGTCAAAGCCAGCAACGCCACCATCGTTTATTTCGGCGGCACCGACGACACCGGCGGGCAGCTCATTCAGGGCCTGCGCAATGCAGGCGTGCAGGCCGACTTTATGGGCGGCGACGGCCTAGATTCACCCAGCTTTTTGCAGCGGGCAGGCAAAGCGGCGGTCGGCGTGATTTACACCACCGTCTTTGGCCCCGTCAACACCTTTTCCAACTCCGTGGATTTTACTGCGCAGTACCGGGCCGATTATAAAGCCCTACCCAGTGGCGTGGCGGTCTACGCTTATGACGCCACCAACGCGCTGCTCTCCGCCCTCGAAAGCAAAGCCAAGTCGGGAGCGACAGTCACCCGGCCTCAAATGAGTGCGGCCCTGCGGAAAGTGGAGTTGCCCGCCTGCTTTTCAGGCGACAAGAAGGACTGCATCACCATCACCGGAGCGTTGTCCTTTGACGCGCAGGGCGAGCGATCGACCTCGCGCTTGCTGATCATGAAGTACGACGAGATGTATCAGGCCAAGATGGCCAAGATTCAAACCGTCAGTGCCGAAAGCTTGAAATAA
- a CDS encoding 5'-methylthioadenosine/adenosylhomocysteine nucleosidase has product MIGIIGAMQEEVSLLISELRDHSQQISPGVTLHSGLLDGQQVIVTEGGIGKVNAAMTTAALIAAGATQVIFTGVAGGVHPELRVGDIVVSTDCLQHDVDVTALGYELGVVPGEALSWNADEALRSAALESARELEGVRVVEGRITSGDQFVASREKVLWLWETFGAACAEMEGAAVAQVCAKHGVPFVVIRSVSDTADHDANVDYRAFMPLVAQHAKQVVRGMLVRLSAQTGA; this is encoded by the coding sequence ATGATCGGAATTATTGGGGCCATGCAAGAAGAAGTTTCGCTGCTGATCAGCGAACTCCGCGACCACAGCCAGCAGATCTCGCCCGGCGTGACGCTGCATTCGGGCCTTCTGGACGGCCAGCAGGTCATCGTCACCGAAGGCGGCATCGGCAAAGTCAACGCGGCCATGACGACGGCGGCGCTCATTGCTGCGGGAGCCACACAAGTCATTTTTACCGGCGTGGCGGGCGGCGTTCACCCCGAACTGCGGGTGGGCGACATCGTGGTGAGTACCGATTGCCTCCAGCACGATGTCGACGTGACTGCGCTGGGCTACGAACTGGGCGTGGTGCCGGGCGAAGCGCTGAGCTGGAACGCCGACGAAGCGCTGCGCAGCGCCGCCCTCGAATCTGCCCGCGAACTTGAAGGCGTGCGGGTGGTAGAGGGCCGGATCACCAGCGGCGACCAATTCGTGGCTTCCCGCGAAAAAGTGCTGTGGCTGTGGGAAACCTTCGGAGCGGCCTGCGCCGAGATGGAAGGCGCGGCGGTGGCTCAAGTCTGCGCCAAACATGGCGTGCCTTTCGTGGTGATCCGCTCGGTCAGCGACACCGCCGATCACGATGCCAACGTGGATTACCGCGCTTTCATGCCGCTGGTGGCCCAGCATGCCAAGCAGGTGGTGCGCGGCATGCTGGTGCGCCTGAGCGCCCAAACCGGAGCTTGA
- the menC gene encoding o-succinylbenzoate synthase, which produces MLIIERAEIYLLRLPLKFRFETSFGVQTEKQVPLLVLHGGGLTGLSEGVSEPLPMYREETTVGALNFLTQGALPAVLGRSFANPEAVGAALSAWRGNRMAKAMLEMAAWDLWARQLETPLWQLLGGNKTAVEVGVSLGIQADAAATVDSVAKHNAQGYRRIKLKIKPGWDVEPVRAVREAFPDLHLTVDANSAYTLADSAQLQALDEFKLDYIEQPLAWDDLHDHATLQSRLKTPICLDESIASAADTRKALTTDAGRVINLKVGRVGGHSEARRVHDVAQSFGVPVWCGGMLESGIGRAHNIHLSTLPNFTKPGDTASASRYYAADTINEPLEAENGLMPVPAGAGIGVSLNRDFVEERADYHEEFGL; this is translated from the coding sequence ATGCTCATCATCGAACGCGCCGAGATTTATCTGCTGAGGTTGCCGCTCAAATTCCGCTTCGAAACCAGTTTCGGGGTGCAGACCGAAAAGCAGGTGCCGCTGCTGGTGCTGCACGGCGGCGGGCTGACCGGACTCTCTGAGGGCGTCAGCGAACCTTTGCCGATGTACCGCGAGGAAACCACCGTGGGCGCACTCAATTTTCTGACCCAGGGCGCTTTGCCCGCCGTGCTGGGCCGCTCCTTTGCCAACCCCGAAGCGGTGGGCGCGGCACTTTCAGCTTGGCGAGGCAACCGGATGGCCAAAGCCATGCTAGAAATGGCCGCCTGGGACCTGTGGGCGCGGCAACTTGAAACCCCACTGTGGCAACTGCTGGGCGGTAACAAAACGGCGGTGGAAGTCGGCGTGTCGCTGGGCATCCAGGCCGATGCGGCAGCCACTGTAGATAGCGTGGCCAAGCACAACGCGCAGGGCTACCGCCGCATCAAGCTCAAAATCAAGCCGGGCTGGGACGTGGAGCCGGTGCGGGCGGTGCGTGAGGCGTTCCCCGACTTGCACCTGACCGTGGACGCCAACAGCGCTTACACGCTGGCCGACAGCGCCCAGTTGCAGGCACTCGACGAGTTTAAGCTCGACTACATCGAGCAGCCGCTGGCCTGGGACGATCTCCACGACCACGCCACCTTGCAGTCGCGCCTCAAGACGCCGATTTGCCTCGACGAGAGCATCGCCAGCGCCGCCGATACCCGCAAAGCCCTCACGACTGACGCGGGACGGGTGATCAATCTGAAGGTGGGGCGGGTTGGCGGCCACAGCGAGGCGAGGCGGGTGCATGACGTGGCCCAGAGCTTCGGCGTGCCGGTGTGGTGCGGCGGGATGCTGGAAAGCGGTATCGGGCGGGCGCACAACATCCACCTGTCCACGCTGCCCAACTTCACCAAACCCGGCGACACCGCCAGTGCCAGCCGTTACTACGCCGCCGACACCATCAACGAACCGCTGGAAGCCGAGAACGGCCTGATGCCAGTCCCGGCAGGCGCGGGCATCGGGGTAAGTCTCAACCGCGACTTCGTGGAAGAGCGGGCCGATTACCACGAGGAGTTCGGTCTTTGA
- a CDS encoding GNAT family N-acetyltransferase, which produces MKEPITRPAFTIRDLHTAREMVVLEDLQRAAWGYSETAVHPRNIFRIHAHLGGVVAAAFPVDETDEECGPAFGFVYGFPAYQDGRIWHHSHLLALRPDWRGHGAAAALKHHQARRVREMGLTKVTWTFDPLVARNARFNLGKLGARAVSYHPEWYVAEDLPADRLMMEWDVSTEHSERPPPKPEGVRVLEAQGQTPSAPELSADAPKLLAEVPLNAFELPSPLTLAWRLALRDVLGHYLASGYAVTDLAREGERAFYVLERVE; this is translated from the coding sequence TTGAAGGAGCCGATTACTCGGCCAGCTTTCACCATCCGCGACTTGCACACCGCGCGGGAGATGGTGGTGTTGGAAGACCTTCAGCGAGCGGCCTGGGGATACTCCGAAACCGCCGTGCATCCCCGCAACATCTTCCGCATTCACGCCCACCTCGGCGGAGTGGTGGCGGCGGCTTTTCCGGTCGACGAGACGGATGAGGAGTGCGGCCCGGCCTTCGGTTTTGTCTACGGCTTTCCGGCTTATCAGGACGGGCGCATCTGGCACCACTCGCACCTGCTGGCGCTGCGACCCGACTGGCGCGGACACGGCGCGGCGGCTGCACTCAAGCACCACCAAGCCCGCCGAGTGCGCGAGATGGGCCTGACCAAAGTGACGTGGACGTTCGACCCGCTAGTGGCCCGCAACGCCCGCTTCAATCTGGGCAAGCTGGGCGCGAGGGCGGTGTCGTATCACCCCGAGTGGTACGTGGCCGAGGATCTGCCCGCTGACCGCTTGATGATGGAGTGGGATGTCAGCACGGAGCATTCGGAGCGGCCCCCGCCGAAGCCGGAAGGCGTCCGGGTATTGGAAGCGCAGGGCCAGACGCCCAGTGCGCCTGAGCTCAGCGCCGACGCGCCCAAGTTGCTGGCCGAGGTGCCGCTGAATGCTTTTGAGCTGCCCTCTCCCCTGACGCTGGCGTGGCGGCTGGCGCTGCGAGACGTGCTGGGGCATTACCTCGCCTCGGGCTACGCCGTCACCGATCTGGCGCGGGAAGGCGAACGGGCGTTTTATGTGCTGGAGCGGGTGGAGTAA
- a CDS encoding YcjF family protein — MLPLLKQVLDNFNFDIDADKSREENAEGVIRNAALLAGAVAVEPLPFADLLLITPLQIKMVLHVGKVYGFEITAERAREIIQELGVTVAYGMVARQVMRSLAKLALPIVGGLITAPAVYGWTYALGRLSEQYFEQKRLGLPFDKDQRTQVVQEAKQKTKNILPSASDFTDLASELRRRAEERSKNAGGPDKAKPADKTVDAAPVDLTKDAVKAEQPKAEQTKLN; from the coding sequence ATGTTGCCGCTTCTCAAGCAAGTACTCGATAATTTCAACTTTGACATTGACGCGGACAAGTCCCGTGAGGAAAACGCCGAAGGTGTGATCCGCAACGCCGCCCTGCTGGCGGGCGCGGTGGCCGTCGAGCCGCTGCCGTTTGCCGATTTGCTGCTGATTACCCCGCTGCAAATCAAGATGGTGCTGCACGTGGGCAAGGTCTACGGCTTCGAGATCACCGCCGAGCGTGCCCGCGAGATTATTCAGGAACTCGGCGTCACGGTGGCCTACGGGATGGTGGCCCGTCAGGTCATGCGCAGCCTCGCCAAGCTGGCCCTGCCGATTGTGGGCGGCCTGATCACCGCGCCCGCCGTCTACGGCTGGACATACGCGCTGGGGCGGCTCTCCGAGCAGTATTTCGAGCAAAAGCGCCTCGGCCTGCCGTTTGACAAAGATCAGCGCACTCAGGTGGTACAGGAAGCCAAGCAGAAGACCAAGAACATTTTACCGAGTGCCAGCGATTTTACCGATCTGGCCTCCGAGCTGCGCCGCCGCGCTGAGGAACGCAGCAAAAATGCAGGTGGCCCAGATAAAGCCAAGCCAGCAGACAAAACGGTGGACGCCGCCCCGGTGGATTTGACCAAAGACGCCGTGAAAGCTGAACAGCCCAAGGCAGAGCAAACCAAGTTGAATTGA
- a CDS encoding aspartate aminotransferase family protein, which yields MTATESKWLDTETRYDSGVYNKHQVVMVRAEGATVWDESGRSYIDCVAGYGVANIGHSHPDVVRAIQEQAGKLMVMPQSIPNDKRAEFLQELVSVLPKGLDRIFLCNSGTEAVEAAKKFAITATGRTRFVSMKRGFAGRTLGALAFTWEPKYREPFGAAVDNEHVSFVTYGNIDELRAAITEDVAAVIMEPVQGEGGVRPSNIEFLRAARELTREKGALLILDEIQTGFCRTGKMFAVEHFCAQECQDADGIRCGCKVDSQCQVVPDGMTLAKAMAGGVPIGAFAMTGAVADKMPSGGHGTTFGGNPLAMAAGVAAIRAMKNEGMVEQAREKGEYFMDKLRAIDSSKIREVRGMGLMIGMELKEKSGPYIAALEHDEGVLTLAATPLVIRFLPPVTISKEQIDQVVAAVEKVLKNVNPREVSKAEVKETKQSE from the coding sequence ATGACTGCGACCGAAAGCAAATGGCTGGATACCGAAACACGCTATGACAGCGGCGTCTACAACAAGCACCAAGTGGTGATGGTTCGCGCTGAGGGCGCAACCGTTTGGGACGAGTCGGGGCGCAGCTACATCGACTGCGTGGCGGGCTACGGCGTCGCCAACATCGGCCACAGCCACCCCGACGTGGTGCGGGCCATTCAGGAGCAGGCCGGCAAGCTGATGGTGATGCCCCAGAGCATTCCCAACGACAAACGCGCCGAATTTTTGCAAGAACTCGTCAGCGTGCTGCCCAAGGGTCTAGACCGCATTTTCCTTTGTAACTCCGGCACCGAAGCGGTGGAAGCGGCCAAAAAGTTTGCCATCACCGCCACTGGTCGCACCCGCTTTGTGAGCATGAAGCGCGGCTTCGCGGGCCGCACGCTGGGCGCACTGGCCTTTACCTGGGAACCCAAATACCGTGAGCCGTTCGGCGCGGCGGTGGACAACGAGCACGTTTCCTTTGTCACCTACGGCAACATCGACGAACTGCGGGCTGCCATTACCGAGGACGTGGCCGCCGTCATCATGGAACCCGTGCAGGGCGAAGGCGGGGTGAGGCCGAGCAACATAGAGTTCTTGCGGGCCGCCCGTGAACTGACCCGTGAGAAAGGAGCGCTGCTCATTCTCGACGAGATTCAGACCGGCTTTTGCCGCACTGGGAAGATGTTCGCCGTCGAGCACTTCTGCGCTCAGGAATGTCAGGACGCCGATGGTATTCGCTGCGGCTGCAAGGTGGACAGCCAGTGTCAGGTGGTGCCCGACGGCATGACGCTGGCCAAAGCGATGGCAGGCGGGGTGCCGATTGGCGCGTTTGCCATGACCGGCGCAGTGGCCGACAAAATGCCTTCCGGCGGACACGGCACCACCTTCGGCGGCAACCCGCTGGCGATGGCCGCCGGAGTCGCCGCCATTCGCGCCATGAAAAACGAAGGCATGGTCGAGCAGGCCCGCGAGAAGGGCGAGTATTTCATGGACAAGCTGCGGGCCATTGATTCGAGCAAAATCCGTGAAGTGCGCGGCATGGGCCTGATGATCGGCATGGAGCTCAAGGAAAAGAGCGGGCCTTACATCGCCGCGCTTGAGCATGATGAAGGCGTACTGACTTTGGCCGCCACGCCGCTGGTGATCCGCTTTTTGCCGCCCGTGACGATCAGCAAAGAGCAGATCGATCAAGTGGTGGCCGCCGTCGAGAAAGTGCTGAAGAATGTCAATCCGCGTGAAGTTTCCAAGGCGGAAGTCAAGGAAACCAAGCAGAGCGAGTAA
- a CDS encoding LrgB family protein, translating into MLWLALTLLTFVLGLWAQRRTHHPLVNPTLIATLLVAAALLLTRIPYAEYKAQVQPISLLLSPAVVALAVPLYRQRALLARRGLPLIVGSLSGTLVAVAIDLFLPRWLHLAPEAQQALLTAPATSAVAVVLADYTHAPPALAATLAVLSGLIGAVVLPPFLTFIGVRRPLARGLALGSVAHGIGTARAREEGEQTGVASSVGMGLAVLLVTLIVALIG; encoded by the coding sequence ATGCTCTGGCTGGCGCTGACCTTGCTGACTTTTGTGTTGGGCTTGTGGGCCCAGCGCCGCACCCATCACCCTCTGGTCAATCCCACCTTGATCGCCACGCTGCTGGTGGCCGCCGCACTGCTGCTGACCCGCATCCCTTACGCTGAATACAAAGCGCAGGTGCAGCCGATTTCGCTGCTGCTGTCTCCGGCAGTGGTGGCGCTGGCTGTGCCGCTGTACCGCCAACGTGCACTCTTGGCACGCCGGGGCTTACCGCTGATCGTCGGCAGCTTGAGCGGAACGCTGGTCGCCGTTGCCATCGACCTCTTTTTGCCGCGCTGGTTGCACCTCGCTCCCGAGGCTCAACAAGCCCTGCTGACCGCGCCCGCGACCAGTGCGGTGGCGGTGGTGCTGGCCGATTACACCCACGCGCCGCCCGCACTGGCCGCGACGTTGGCGGTACTCTCGGGCCTGATCGGCGCGGTGGTGTTGCCGCCGTTTTTGACCTTCATCGGGGTGCGCCGCCCACTGGCACGCGGACTGGCGCTGGGCAGCGTGGCGCACGGCATCGGCACCGCCCGCGCCCGCGAGGAAGGCGAGCAGACCGGCGTGGCCAGCAGCGTGGGGATGGGGCTGGCCGTGCTGTTGGTCACCTTGATCGTGGCACTGATCGGCTGA
- the lpdA gene encoding dihydrolipoyl dehydrogenase, producing MDTYDVLVIGGGPGGYVAAIRAAQLGFSVACVDAFTRDGKPSLGGTCLNIGCIPSKALLDSSEKFEMISHDVQDHGITVEGAKMDVAKMLGRKNGVVDKLTGGVAYLFKKNKIKSYHGYGKLMRQDEGGWIVDAAGTEVKAKNVIVATGSNPRALPLAPFGGNIVENSGALEFSEVPKRLGVIGAGVIGVELGSVWRRLGAQVTVLEALPGFLLPADAAVSREALKQFQKQGLDFHFSVNITEVRDNGGSVSVTYTEKEQSVTAEFDKLIVSIGRVPNTEGLGAAQVGLELDERGFVKIDEHYHTNLPSVYAIGDVVGGAMLAHKAEDEGVAVAEIIAGQAGHVNYDVIPWVIYTSPEIAWAGLTEQAAKDKGIAVKTGQFPFSANGRALGHGDPRGFVKVVADANTDKVLGVHMVGPNVSELIAEAVTLMEFGGSAEDLGRTVHAHPTLSEALKEAAMGVGKMAIHL from the coding sequence ATGGATACTTACGACGTTTTGGTGATCGGCGGCGGCCCCGGCGGCTACGTGGCAGCTATTCGCGCCGCACAACTCGGTTTCAGTGTGGCCTGCGTGGACGCCTTTACCCGTGACGGCAAACCCTCGCTGGGCGGTACCTGCCTCAACATCGGCTGCATTCCCAGCAAAGCGCTGCTCGACAGCTCAGAAAAGTTCGAGATGATCTCGCACGACGTTCAAGACCACGGCATCACGGTCGAAGGCGCGAAGATGGACGTGGCCAAGATGCTGGGCCGCAAAAACGGTGTGGTGGACAAACTGACCGGCGGCGTGGCGTATTTGTTCAAGAAAAATAAAATCAAGAGCTATCACGGGTACGGCAAACTGATGCGTCAAGACGAGGGCGGTTGGATTGTTGACGCTGCAGGCACCGAAGTCAAAGCCAAAAATGTGATTGTGGCCACCGGCAGCAATCCCCGCGCCCTGCCGCTCGCGCCGTTTGGCGGCAACATCGTGGAAAACAGCGGAGCGCTGGAGTTTAGCGAAGTTCCCAAGCGCCTCGGCGTGATCGGCGCGGGCGTCATCGGCGTGGAGCTGGGCAGCGTCTGGCGCAGGCTCGGCGCTCAGGTCACAGTGCTGGAAGCCTTGCCCGGATTCTTACTGCCTGCCGACGCGGCCGTGAGCCGAGAAGCGCTCAAGCAGTTCCAGAAGCAGGGCCTGGATTTCCATTTCAGCGTCAACATTACTGAAGTCAGGGACAACGGCGGCTCGGTCAGCGTGACTTACACCGAAAAAGAGCAGAGTGTCACCGCCGAATTCGACAAATTGATCGTCAGCATCGGGCGGGTGCCGAACACCGAGGGGCTGGGCGCGGCGCAGGTGGGCCTGGAGCTCGATGAGCGCGGCTTCGTCAAGATTGACGAGCATTACCACACCAATTTGCCAAGCGTCTACGCCATCGGCGACGTGGTGGGCGGCGCGATGCTGGCCCACAAAGCCGAGGACGAGGGCGTGGCGGTGGCCGAGATTATCGCCGGGCAGGCCGGGCACGTCAACTATGACGTGATCCCCTGGGTGATTTACACCTCGCCGGAAATCGCCTGGGCGGGCCTCACCGAGCAGGCCGCCAAAGACAAGGGCATCGCGGTCAAAACCGGTCAGTTTCCGTTTAGCGCCAACGGGCGGGCGCTGGGTCACGGCGATCCTCGCGGCTTTGTCAAAGTGGTGGCCGACGCCAACACCGACAAGGTACTGGGCGTTCACATGGTCGGCCCCAACGTCTCCGAGCTGATTGCCGAAGCCGTCACCTTGATGGAGTTCGGCGGCAGCGCCGAGGACTTGGGCCGCACCGTTCACGCCCACCCGACGCTGAGCGAAGCGCTCAAGGAAGCGGCGATGGGCGTGGGCAAAATGGCCATTCACCTGTGA
- a CDS encoding HepT-like ribonuclease domain-containing protein, translating into MTHSRLLRPELPEVVALIRERRSEWQDLGVERVRVFGSVARQEAGAESDVDVLLDLEAGAGLLTLARARDFFEHLLGYRTDAVTEAALKPPLSREVLLDAVDALDPKLHPPRRGHKRWKWRVYELLSDIDALREYTAAHTFESFSADSLTRDAVLLRLLRIGEATKYLPQRLQDTHPEIPWATLRDVRNLVAHDYFGLDVSLVWVSVTREMQSLRPLFQALAQEPEDGSSAGAAQHHKPS; encoded by the coding sequence GTGACACACTCACGACTGCTGCGCCCCGAGTTGCCCGAAGTGGTGGCCCTCATCCGTGAGCGCAGGAGTGAGTGGCAGGACTTGGGTGTTGAGCGGGTGCGGGTTTTTGGCTCGGTGGCGCGGCAAGAAGCCGGGGCCGAGTCGGACGTGGACGTGCTGCTTGACCTTGAAGCGGGCGCAGGACTCCTGACGCTGGCCCGCGCCCGCGACTTTTTTGAGCACCTGCTGGGCTACCGCACCGACGCCGTGACCGAAGCGGCCCTCAAGCCCCCCTTGAGCCGAGAAGTGCTGCTGGACGCGGTGGACGCCCTCGATCCCAAGCTGCATCCGCCGAGACGGGGCCACAAGCGCTGGAAGTGGCGCGTCTACGAACTGCTCAGTGACATAGACGCCCTGCGGGAGTACACGGCGGCCCACACCTTTGAAAGCTTCAGCGCTGATTCGCTGACCCGAGACGCCGTGCTGCTGCGGCTGCTGCGAATAGGGGAGGCCACCAAATACTTGCCGCAGCGCCTGCAAGACACCCACCCGGAGATTCCTTGGGCCACTTTGCGCGACGTGAGAAATTTGGTGGCCCACGATTATTTCGGCCTCGACGTTTCGTTGGTGTGGGTGAGTGTGACGCGGGAAATGCAGTCGCTGCGCCCCCTGTTTCAGGCGCTAGCGCAGGAACCGGAAGACGGGAGCTCAGCGGGCGCGGCGCAGCACCACAAGCCCAGCTAA
- a CDS encoding CidA/LrgA family protein, whose protein sequence is MKTPAAARSGQPPPLAAWLLGLGILMGFTVLGESAGKLLHLPVPGSVLGLVLLWLALSVGAVRLSWLEAAADDLLGVLGLLFVPATVGFVNYLSAGAAWGWWLLVMLTGLLCGAGVTGLLTSRWLGEDQ, encoded by the coding sequence TTGAAGACGCCTGCCGCCGCCCGTTCAGGTCAGCCCCCACCCCTGGCCGCTTGGTTGCTGGGGCTGGGCATCCTGATGGGTTTTACGGTGCTGGGCGAAAGCGCAGGAAAGCTGCTGCACTTGCCGGTGCCCGGCTCGGTGCTGGGCTTGGTGCTGCTGTGGCTGGCCCTCAGCGTAGGAGCGGTGCGCCTGAGCTGGCTGGAAGCGGCGGCCGACGATTTGCTGGGCGTACTGGGCCTGCTGTTCGTTCCGGCGACGGTGGGCTTCGTGAATTACCTCAGCGCGGGCGCGGCGTGGGGTTGGTGGCTGCTGGTGATGCTGACCGGCCTGTTGTGCGGCGCGGGCGTCACTGGCCTGCTGACTTCACGCTGGCTGGGAGAAGACCAGTGA
- the rdgB gene encoding RdgB/HAM1 family non-canonical purine NTP pyrophosphatase: MSPSNPEPSSPPLRVVVATSNLGKVIEFEEALSGLGWQLEPLGDYSLPEETGSTYAENAMIKAAAASLHTGLPALADDSGLEVAALGGEPGLYSARFGNRKDDHERNLYLLERTRNVQDRRAKFISVLVLAYPDGHIEEYRGEVDGQLLEGPRGVGGFGYDPLFGLPDGRSMAQLSLEEKRAVGHRGKAFDALKKAHVDGPPPRPTGSKVN; the protein is encoded by the coding sequence ATGAGTCCATCCAACCCGGAACCGTCCAGCCCCCCCTTGCGCGTGGTGGTGGCCACCAGCAATCTCGGCAAAGTCATTGAATTTGAAGAAGCGCTTTCTGGCCTCGGCTGGCAGCTTGAGCCGCTGGGCGATTACAGCTTGCCCGAAGAAACCGGCAGCACCTACGCCGAAAACGCCATGATCAAAGCGGCTGCCGCTTCTCTGCACACTGGACTGCCGGCGCTGGCCGACGATTCGGGCCTGGAAGTGGCCGCTCTGGGCGGTGAACCGGGCCTGTACAGCGCCCGTTTCGGCAACCGCAAAGACGACCACGAGCGCAATTTGTATTTGCTGGAGCGCACCCGCAACGTCCAAGACCGCCGCGCCAAATTTATCAGCGTGCTGGTGCTGGCTTACCCGGACGGCCACATCGAGGAGTACCGGGGCGAAGTGGACGGCCAACTTTTGGAAGGCCCGCGCGGGGTGGGCGGCTTCGGCTACGACCCGCTGTTTGGGCTGCCGGATGGCCGCAGCATGGCTCAGCTCAGCTTGGAAGAAAAACGCGCCGTGGGCCATAGAGGTAAGGCCTTTGACGCCCTCAAAAAAGCCCACGTGGACGGCCCGCCGCCGCGTCCGACCGGCAGCAAGGTCAACTGA